The Exiguobacterium aurantiacum DSM 6208 genome includes a window with the following:
- a CDS encoding tRNA1(Val) (adenine(37)-N6)-methyltransferase — MTVKQGERLDDLLGRPGKIIQSDDVFSFSLDAVLLAEFVWVPIQKGNLVDLCAGTGAIPLFLSYRTKGSVTGVEIQPKLVDMANRSIAVNKLGERLRVVEGDVKEAATVLGHARYDVVTCNPPYFLANETSLRNQKEHHTIARHEVLCTLEDCIRSASQLVKPGGKVAFVHRPERLLDILTLMRAYRIEPKRMQLVYPKAGRDANTLLIEGSKDGKAGLTILPPFIVYEEDDTYTKAMRDILDA; from the coding sequence AAATCATTCAAAGCGATGACGTCTTTTCATTCTCGCTAGATGCGGTCTTACTCGCCGAGTTCGTGTGGGTGCCGATTCAAAAAGGGAACTTGGTCGATTTGTGTGCCGGAACGGGAGCAATCCCTTTATTTTTATCGTATCGGACGAAAGGGAGCGTCACCGGTGTTGAGATTCAGCCGAAACTTGTCGACATGGCAAATCGGAGCATCGCGGTCAATAAGCTGGGGGAACGGTTACGCGTTGTGGAAGGAGACGTCAAAGAAGCGGCAACGGTCCTTGGACATGCCCGTTATGACGTCGTGACATGTAACCCGCCCTATTTCTTAGCGAATGAAACGTCACTTCGTAATCAAAAAGAGCATCATACGATTGCCCGTCATGAGGTGTTGTGCACGCTCGAGGATTGTATCCGATCGGCCAGTCAATTAGTAAAGCCTGGCGGGAAAGTGGCGTTCGTTCACCGTCCTGAACGATTGCTTGATATATTGACGCTAATGCGAGCGTACCGGATTGAGCCGAAACGGATGCAGCTTGTCTATCCAAAGGCGGGACGAGACGCCAACACATTATTGATAGAGGGGTCGAAAGATGGAAAAGCAGGACTCACAATTTTACCTCCGTTCATCGTTTATGAAGAAGATGATACGTACACGAAGGCGATGCGAGACATCCTCGATGCGTAA
- a CDS encoding GIY-YIG nuclease family protein, with protein sequence MRKYYAYIVECNDETYYTGYTTDVDKRLQVHNAGKGAKYTRARLPVMLRYVKSFDTKREAMQYEWSIKQLTRTQKQKLMEGTSNELTKKLSD encoded by the coding sequence ATGCGTAAATATTACGCCTATATTGTCGAGTGCAACGACGAAACGTACTACACAGGCTATACGACCGACGTCGATAAGCGGCTCCAGGTGCACAATGCCGGGAAAGGCGCAAAGTATACGAGAGCCCGTCTCCCGGTCATGCTTCGGTATGTGAAGTCGTTTGATACGAAGCGAGAAGCGATGCAATACGAGTGGTCGATCAAACAGTTGACCCGTACGCAAAAACAAAAGCTGATGGAGGGGACGAGTAATGAACTCACAAAAAAGTTATCAGATTGA
- the rsmI gene encoding 16S rRNA (cytidine(1402)-2'-O)-methyltransferase, translated as MNSQKSYQIDGPTLYVVPTPIGNLEDMTYRAVRTLREVDLIAAEDTRQTMKLCRHFDIDTKLVSYHEHNKQVSGPRLIEDIQLGKSVAVVSDAGMPGISDPGSDLVRLAIEADIPVVVLPGANAALTALVASGLATERFLYYGFLPRKKKERADVLMSLQYEPGTLVFYEAPHRLKEMLTGVKAVFGDRAVVLGRELTKTYEEFLRGTVEEALAWCEGEVRGEFVVLVSGSTETAPTNDWWDTLSPLEHVDRYIEDGLKPNAAIKQVAKERGLPRHEVYDAYHEVDKKE; from the coding sequence ATGAACTCACAAAAAAGTTATCAGATTGATGGACCGACACTATACGTCGTGCCGACTCCCATTGGCAATCTAGAGGATATGACGTATCGAGCTGTCCGTACGTTGCGCGAAGTCGATTTGATCGCAGCCGAAGACACGCGTCAGACGATGAAATTATGCCGTCACTTTGACATCGATACAAAACTCGTCAGTTACCATGAACACAACAAGCAAGTGAGCGGTCCGCGATTGATCGAAGACATCCAACTTGGCAAATCGGTCGCTGTCGTTTCAGATGCCGGCATGCCCGGTATTTCTGATCCTGGCAGTGATCTCGTCCGTCTCGCCATCGAAGCAGACATTCCGGTCGTCGTCTTGCCAGGGGCCAATGCGGCGCTTACGGCATTAGTCGCGTCAGGTCTTGCGACGGAACGCTTCCTTTACTACGGGTTTTTACCCCGCAAAAAGAAAGAACGGGCGGACGTGTTGATGTCTCTGCAATATGAGCCGGGTACGCTCGTATTTTACGAGGCGCCGCATCGTTTAAAAGAGATGCTCACCGGCGTCAAAGCGGTATTCGGTGATCGAGCCGTCGTGCTTGGTCGCGAGTTGACGAAGACGTACGAGGAGTTTTTACGCGGCACGGTCGAAGAGGCGCTGGCCTGGTGCGAAGGAGAAGTGCGCGGCGAGTTTGTTGTTCTCGTGAGCGGTTCGACTGAGACCGCCCCGACGAACGACTGGTGGGACACGCTATCACCGCTTGAGCACGTGGACCGGTATATCGAAGACGGGCTCAAGCCGAACGCCGCCATTAAACAAGTGGCGAAAGAGCGCGGGTTACCACGCCATGAAGTATATGATGCCTATCATGAGGTCGACAAAAAAGAGTAA
- a CDS encoding AbrB/MazE/SpoVT family DNA-binding domain-containing protein has translation MKSTGIVRKVDELGRVVIPIELRRTLGIAEKDALEIYVDNEQIVLKKYKPNMTCQVTGEVSDDNFKLADGKLILSPEGAQRVLVELKNMLENYYSEE, from the coding sequence ATGAAATCAACAGGTATTGTACGGAAAGTAGACGAGCTCGGTCGGGTCGTTATTCCAATTGAATTACGCCGGACACTCGGAATTGCTGAAAAAGACGCGCTCGAAATTTACGTCGACAACGAGCAAATCGTTTTGAAAAAATATAAACCGAACATGACTTGCCAAGTCACTGGCGAAGTTTCAGACGATAACTTCAAGTTGGCGGACGGCAAATTGATTCTCTCACCAGAAGGCGCACAACGCGTACTCGTCGAGTTGAAAAACATGCTCGAGAACTACTACAGCGAAGAGTAA
- the metG gene encoding methionine--tRNA ligase, translated as MAKPTFYITTPIYYPSAKLHIGHAYTTVAGDAIARYKRLKGFDVRYLTGTDEHGQKIQEKAKEAGVTPQAFVDEVVKDIKVLWDRLEISYDDYIRTTEDRHKAVVEHVFETLLKNGDIYLGEYEGWYSVPDETYYTESQLVDGKSPDSGHPVELVREECYFFRLSKYADRLIEYFESHPEFILPESRKTEMINNFLKPGLQDLAVSRTTFDWGVQVPSNPKHVVYVWVDALTNYISSLGYGAENDELFNRYWPADVHLVGKEIVRFHTIIWPALLMALDLPLPKQVFAHGWLLMKDGKMSKSKGNVVDPIPLIDRYGLDSVRYYLLREVPFGADGTFTPEAFVDRLNFDLANDLGNLLNRTVAMIKKYFDGNVPAYAGNVTAVDADLLRVVEETTLKTEAAMEHMEFSVALTNIWQLVSRANKYIDETQPWVLAKDEAKRDELASVMTHLAGVLRHVAVMIQPFMTRAPKEMFRQLGLEGQDMSWEALDTFAAFDGAVVTDGTPIFPRRDVKEEVDAIQEMMRQASKARVEEEAAEETPDEDVRPEITIDVFDQVEFRVGQIVEADKIKKAKKLLKLQVDLGSETRQIVSGIAEWYAPEELVGKKVIVVANLKPVKLRGELSQGMILAADKDGKLELATVSENMPNGAIVK; from the coding sequence ATGGCGAAGCCTACTTTTTATATCACCACTCCGATTTACTATCCGAGTGCGAAACTACACATCGGTCACGCATATACAACAGTGGCCGGCGATGCGATTGCCCGCTACAAACGCTTAAAAGGGTTTGATGTCCGTTACTTGACGGGGACGGATGAGCACGGTCAAAAAATTCAAGAAAAAGCGAAAGAAGCGGGTGTCACACCGCAAGCGTTCGTTGATGAAGTCGTCAAAGACATCAAAGTGCTATGGGATCGTCTTGAAATCTCATACGATGATTATATTCGGACGACCGAAGATCGCCATAAAGCTGTCGTCGAGCACGTTTTCGAGACGCTTCTTAAAAACGGGGACATTTACCTCGGAGAATATGAAGGTTGGTATTCGGTACCGGATGAAACATATTATACCGAGTCGCAACTTGTCGACGGAAAGAGCCCTGACAGCGGCCACCCGGTCGAGCTCGTACGGGAAGAATGCTACTTCTTCCGCCTCAGCAAGTATGCGGACCGCCTCATCGAATATTTCGAGTCGCATCCAGAATTCATCTTGCCGGAGTCACGGAAAACAGAGATGATCAACAACTTCTTGAAGCCGGGACTTCAAGATTTGGCTGTGTCGCGGACGACGTTCGATTGGGGCGTCCAAGTCCCGTCAAATCCGAAACACGTCGTCTACGTGTGGGTCGATGCGCTCACGAACTACATTTCATCACTCGGCTACGGAGCGGAGAACGACGAACTGTTCAATCGTTACTGGCCGGCTGACGTTCATTTGGTCGGAAAAGAGATTGTACGATTCCATACGATCATTTGGCCAGCCTTGCTCATGGCACTCGACCTTCCGTTGCCAAAACAAGTGTTTGCGCACGGTTGGCTCCTTATGAAAGACGGCAAAATGTCGAAATCAAAAGGGAACGTCGTCGATCCGATCCCGCTCATCGATCGCTACGGGCTCGACTCGGTCCGCTACTACTTGCTACGTGAAGTGCCATTTGGAGCAGACGGCACGTTCACACCGGAAGCGTTCGTCGACCGGTTGAACTTCGACCTCGCGAACGACCTTGGCAACTTGCTTAACCGTACGGTCGCCATGATCAAGAAATACTTCGACGGCAACGTCCCCGCCTACGCGGGCAACGTGACGGCAGTCGACGCCGATTTGCTTCGCGTCGTCGAAGAAACGACATTGAAAACAGAAGCGGCGATGGAGCACATGGAGTTTTCAGTCGCGCTCACAAACATCTGGCAGCTCGTCAGCCGAGCGAACAAGTACATCGACGAGACGCAGCCGTGGGTGCTCGCGAAAGATGAAGCGAAACGAGACGAGCTCGCGTCGGTCATGACTCACCTTGCAGGTGTTCTTCGCCACGTCGCCGTCATGATTCAACCGTTCATGACGCGGGCTCCGAAAGAGATGTTCCGTCAACTCGGCCTTGAAGGACAAGACATGTCGTGGGAAGCGCTCGATACGTTCGCGGCCTTCGACGGAGCGGTCGTCACGGACGGGACGCCGATCTTCCCGCGTCGGGATGTGAAAGAGGAAGTCGACGCGATTCAAGAGATGATGCGTCAAGCGTCGAAAGCGCGTGTGGAAGAAGAAGCGGCAGAAGAAACTCCGGACGAAGACGTCCGTCCTGAAATCACAATCGACGTCTTTGACCAAGTCGAATTCCGGGTCGGGCAAATCGTCGAAGCCGATAAAATTAAAAAAGCGAAAAAACTGTTAAAACTTCAAGTCGATCTCGGTAGCGAGACGCGCCAAATCGTATCGGGCATCGCCGAATGGTATGCACCGGAAGAGTTGGTCGGCAAAAAAGTCATCGTCGTCGCCAACTTGAAGCCAGTCAAACTTCGCGGCGAGTTGTCTCAAGGAATGATTTTGGCAGCCGATAAAGATGGTAAGTTAGAACTTGCAACCGTATCTGAGAATATGCCGAACGGGGCTATCGTCAAATAA
- a CDS encoding TatD family hydrolase, which yields MLIDTHTHINAEQFKEDVEATIERAREAGVSPLLVVGFDDETITRALELAETYDDIYAIVGWHPVDAIDCTPDDLTRIETLMGHPKVMALGEIGLDYHWDKSPKDVQQRLFREQIAIAKRTNMPIVIHNREATADVLDILEEEHAEVVGGVFHSYSMSVELLERCLRLNFYISLGGPVTFKNAKVPKEVAKRVPLERLLVETDCPYLTPTPFRGKRNEPAYVTYVAEEIALLRDMPFEELAEATTANAKRLFRLP from the coding sequence ATGCTAATTGATACGCACACTCATATTAATGCTGAACAGTTTAAAGAGGATGTCGAAGCGACGATCGAGCGGGCGCGAGAGGCGGGCGTGTCGCCGTTGCTTGTCGTTGGTTTCGATGATGAGACGATCACACGAGCCCTCGAACTCGCTGAAACGTATGATGACATTTATGCGATTGTCGGCTGGCACCCGGTCGATGCGATCGATTGCACACCGGATGACTTAACACGAATCGAAACGCTCATGGGGCATCCGAAAGTGATGGCGCTCGGAGAAATCGGTCTTGATTACCATTGGGACAAGTCGCCGAAAGACGTACAGCAACGCCTGTTCCGTGAACAAATCGCCATCGCGAAGCGGACGAACATGCCGATCGTTATTCATAACCGGGAAGCGACGGCTGACGTTCTCGACATATTGGAAGAAGAGCACGCGGAAGTTGTCGGTGGCGTGTTCCATAGCTACAGCATGTCGGTCGAGCTGCTTGAACGGTGCCTGCGTCTGAACTTTTATATCTCGCTCGGCGGGCCGGTCACGTTCAAAAATGCCAAAGTACCGAAAGAAGTGGCGAAGCGTGTTCCGCTCGAACGACTTCTCGTTGAGACCGATTGTCCGTACTTGACACCGACGCCTTTCCGCGGCAAACGGAACGAACCGGCGTACGTGACATATGTCGCCGAAGAGATCGCGCTACTCCGTGACATGCCGTTCGAAGAATTGGCTGAAGCGACGACGGCTAACGCCAAGCGTTTGTTCCGTCTACCGTGA
- a CDS encoding 3D domain-containing protein: MLKRITLSIGVLVVAVLAYVMTQPEPITIIDDGLRIEHETRAKSVLEVLEETGIEIDEADYVTPALSAELPSERIIHIERANTVSLQIGYGQIETIETRERTVRDVLLRYGVAVREGDDVYPDVRTPITSGMTIRYQPVVAVNVIVEDKAKTVYTMATTVEQVLREAGVDVSERDTISPALVQTVREGMTITVNTSRDVVQYENRLIPFDIVKEEDETLEVGQTVVAQVGVPGLERTRYALTVENGTITNRTETGIETLQTVRPQIIKVGTKPVPEPLEDQTAEAPQTDSPFREEAKIKIEETPRAEDVLDFSSAKQLLVEATAYTNNPEDTITYDGRVLTRSGYDVTETILYEGLRIIAVDPSIIPLGTRVYVEGFGMAIALDTGSAIKGNKIDIMMDTKEEAVTFGRKPLTIWVIPKQEEKEGTDDA; this comes from the coding sequence ATGTTGAAGCGGATTACGTTAAGCATCGGGGTTCTCGTCGTCGCCGTACTCGCCTATGTGATGACCCAACCGGAGCCAATCACGATCATTGATGATGGGCTGCGCATCGAGCATGAGACGCGAGCCAAGTCCGTGCTTGAAGTGCTTGAAGAGACCGGTATTGAGATTGACGAGGCTGATTATGTGACCCCGGCCTTGAGTGCAGAGCTTCCGTCGGAGCGCATCATCCATATCGAACGGGCCAATACAGTGTCGCTTCAAATCGGCTACGGTCAAATCGAGACGATCGAGACACGTGAACGCACCGTGCGTGACGTGTTGTTACGTTACGGCGTCGCAGTCCGAGAAGGGGACGACGTTTACCCGGACGTCCGCACCCCGATCACCTCGGGGATGACGATTCGTTATCAGCCGGTCGTCGCCGTTAACGTTATTGTCGAAGACAAGGCGAAGACGGTGTACACGATGGCGACGACCGTGGAACAAGTATTACGCGAAGCGGGAGTAGACGTGTCGGAACGGGACACGATAAGTCCCGCGCTAGTCCAAACTGTACGGGAAGGCATGACGATCACGGTCAATACGAGCCGGGATGTCGTCCAATATGAGAATCGGCTCATCCCATTTGACATCGTCAAAGAAGAGGATGAGACACTTGAAGTCGGCCAAACCGTGGTGGCACAAGTCGGCGTCCCTGGACTCGAACGGACGCGGTATGCACTGACTGTTGAAAATGGTACAATTACAAATCGGACCGAGACAGGGATCGAAACGCTTCAAACGGTCCGCCCGCAGATTATAAAAGTTGGGACAAAGCCGGTGCCAGAACCGCTGGAGGACCAAACGGCTGAAGCGCCGCAGACGGATAGTCCGTTTCGGGAGGAAGCTAAAATTAAGATTGAGGAGACGCCGCGAGCCGAAGACGTGCTTGATTTTTCTTCGGCGAAGCAGCTTCTCGTCGAAGCGACCGCCTATACGAACAACCCGGAAGATACGATCACGTACGATGGTCGCGTGTTGACGCGGAGCGGGTACGACGTGACCGAGACGATCCTATATGAGGGATTGCGAATCATTGCCGTCGACCCGTCCATCATTCCGCTCGGAACTCGTGTTTATGTAGAAGGATTCGGCATGGCCATCGCCCTTGATACCGGAAGTGCCATCAAAGGAAATAAAATTGACATCATGATGGACACGAAGGAAGAGGCGGTCACGTTCGGTCGCAAACCGCTCACGATTTGGGTCATCCCGAAGCAAGAAGAGAAAGAAGGAACTGATGATGCGTGA
- the rnmV gene encoding ribonuclease M5, translated as MREKIQEVIVVEGRDDTTRLQEVYDVDTIETNGSAVSKQTIERIKRAQETRGVIILTDPDYPGDRIRAIVEEHVKGCKHAYLPRAEAKDRRGKIGVEHASPATIRRVLSAVYEDRIETDVPLVTRKMVLEADLIGGADAARRRKRLGVLLRIGEPNAKQFVKRVEAMRVTTEEWEQALIQLEEENH; from the coding sequence ATGCGTGAAAAAATACAAGAAGTGATCGTCGTCGAAGGACGGGATGATACGACCCGCCTGCAAGAAGTGTATGACGTCGACACGATTGAAACGAACGGGTCGGCTGTGTCCAAACAGACGATCGAACGGATCAAACGAGCGCAAGAGACGCGAGGCGTCATTATCTTGACCGATCCAGATTATCCGGGCGACCGCATCCGGGCCATCGTCGAGGAACATGTGAAAGGGTGTAAGCACGCTTACTTGCCACGAGCTGAAGCGAAAGACAGACGTGGGAAGATCGGCGTCGAGCATGCGTCGCCTGCGACGATACGTCGAGTACTCAGTGCGGTATACGAAGATCGCATCGAAACAGACGTCCCGCTCGTGACTCGCAAAATGGTGCTTGAAGCCGACTTGATCGGCGGAGCGGACGCGGCCCGACGCCGGAAACGGCTAGGTGTGTTACTTCGAATCGGTGAACCGAATGCGAAGCAGTTCGTAAAACGGGTCGAGGCGATGCGCGTCACGACCGAGGAATGGGAGCAGGCTCTCATCCAGTTAGAGGAGGAAAATCATTGA
- the rsmA gene encoding 16S rRNA (adenine(1518)-N(6)/adenine(1519)-N(6))-dimethyltransferase RsmA, translating to MKDIATIHRTKAILERHGFSFKKSLGQNFLIDLNILNKIVDAAELGEASGVLEIGPGIGSLTEQSAKRAKKVVALEIDQRLLPILEDTMAPYPHVHVVHGDALELDIQEIVEREFFSEGIEDISVVANLPYYVTTPIIMRLLESRIKFRSLVMMIQKEVAERIGAKPGTKAYGSLSIAIQYYAEANVSFIVPKNVFMPAPNVDSAVITLKMRPKPAVDVKDEAFFFEIARASFAQRRKTILNNLTNHLGKDKKVELERLLHEAGIDPKRRGETLSLKEFARLADTILPLKNS from the coding sequence TTGAAAGACATTGCAACTATTCATCGGACGAAAGCCATTTTAGAACGACACGGCTTCTCGTTCAAAAAGTCACTCGGTCAAAACTTTTTGATCGACTTGAATATTTTGAATAAAATCGTCGACGCGGCCGAGCTCGGAGAAGCGAGCGGCGTGCTCGAGATTGGGCCAGGCATCGGTTCATTGACCGAACAGTCTGCCAAACGGGCGAAGAAAGTCGTCGCCCTCGAGATCGATCAACGCTTGCTGCCGATCCTTGAAGATACGATGGCGCCTTACCCGCACGTCCATGTCGTCCACGGTGATGCGCTCGAGCTCGACATTCAAGAGATCGTGGAACGTGAGTTCTTTAGCGAGGGCATCGAAGACATCTCGGTCGTCGCGAACTTACCTTATTATGTGACGACGCCAATCATCATGCGTTTGCTCGAGAGCCGCATTAAATTCCGTTCGCTCGTCATGATGATTCAAAAGGAAGTGGCGGAACGAATCGGTGCCAAGCCAGGTACGAAGGCGTATGGTTCCTTGTCGATCGCCATTCAATATTATGCGGAAGCGAACGTCAGCTTCATCGTCCCGAAAAATGTGTTCATGCCTGCCCCGAACGTCGATTCGGCGGTCATCACGTTAAAGATGCGTCCGAAGCCGGCCGTCGATGTGAAAGATGAGGCGTTTTTCTTCGAAATCGCTCGCGCCAGCTTTGCACAACGCCGGAAGACGATTTTAAACAATTTGACGAACCATCTTGGGAAAGACAAAAAAGTCGAGCTCGAACGCTTGTTACATGAAGCGGGAATCGATCCGAAACGTCGAGGCGAAACGTTGTCACTTAAGGAGTTTGCACGCTTGGCTGACACAATTTTACCACTTAAAAATAGTTGA
- a CDS encoding Veg family protein, with translation MPKTLQEIRQKLESHVGERLTLKANGGRKKVVTRFGTLVETYPAVFVVKLDEDHHNVERVSYSYADVLTDTVKIEFSN, from the coding sequence ATGCCAAAGACGTTACAAGAAATCAGACAGAAACTCGAATCGCATGTTGGAGAACGATTGACGTTGAAAGCAAACGGCGGTCGTAAGAAAGTCGTTACTCGGTTTGGAACGCTCGTTGAGACGTATCCTGCGGTGTTCGTCGTCAAGTTGGATGAAGATCATCATAACGTGGAACGTGTCTCATATAGCTACGCTGATGTCCTAACGGATACAGTTAAAATTGAATTCAGTAATTGA
- the ispE gene encoding 4-(cytidine 5'-diphospho)-2-C-methyl-D-erythritol kinase, translated as MRTISVKAPAKINLTLDVLGKRTDGYHDVEMVMTTVDLSDRLELTVLDTDEIRIQSEHAYVPSDHRNLAYRAADLLRKRFGITEGVEIVLDKHIPVAAGLAGGSSDAAATLRGMNELFELGLSLEELAELGAEVGSDVSFCVMGGTAIARGRGELLETIPSPPPCYVVLAKPKIGVSTADVYRAVNMEKIVHPNTGAMVKAIHERDFHAICDNLGNALEAVTLELHPEVRQIKETMLHCGADGVLMSGSGPTVFALIEHEQKAHRVYNGLKGFCPEVFVVRILGKKH; from the coding sequence ATGCGCACGATCAGTGTGAAAGCGCCGGCAAAAATTAATTTGACGCTCGACGTCCTAGGGAAGCGGACGGACGGCTATCATGATGTGGAAATGGTCATGACGACGGTGGACTTGTCGGACCGATTAGAACTGACGGTCCTCGATACAGATGAGATTCGGATTCAATCGGAGCACGCTTACGTGCCGAGCGATCATCGAAACTTGGCGTATCGGGCGGCCGATTTGTTGCGGAAACGGTTTGGTATCACAGAAGGGGTAGAGATCGTCCTCGATAAACACATTCCGGTCGCAGCCGGACTGGCCGGGGGTTCAAGCGACGCGGCGGCCACGCTCCGCGGAATGAACGAACTATTCGAACTCGGGTTATCACTTGAAGAATTGGCGGAACTCGGTGCCGAAGTCGGTTCAGACGTCTCGTTTTGTGTCATGGGTGGGACGGCGATCGCACGCGGTCGCGGTGAGTTGTTGGAGACGATCCCGTCACCTCCGCCGTGCTACGTCGTACTGGCGAAACCGAAGATCGGCGTCTCGACGGCCGACGTGTACCGGGCGGTGAACATGGAAAAAATCGTTCATCCGAATACGGGCGCGATGGTGAAAGCGATCCACGAGCGCGACTTTCACGCGATTTGTGACAACCTTGGCAACGCGCTCGAGGCGGTCACGCTCGAACTGCATCCGGAAGTCCGTCAAATTAAAGAGACGATGCTCCATTGCGGGGCGGATGGTGTGCTCATGAGCGGAAGTGGGCCAACCGTCTTTGCTTTAATCGAACACGAGCAGAAAGCCCATCGCGTCTACAATGGGTTGAAAGGTTTTTGCCCAGAAGTGTTCGTCGTTCGGATTCTCGGTAAAAAACATTGA
- the purR gene encoding pur operon repressor — MKIRRSGRLVDMTRYLLDHPHQLVSLSMFSSRYKSAKSSISEDLVIVSEMLAHDGTGKLVTVPGAAGGVMFIPGWSQEKSLSMIDGLCEQLSKPERLLPGGYLYLTDVLGNPRQVKPMGQVFASVFADRKVDVVMTIATKGIPLAYAVAEQLGVPFVIVRSDSRVTEGSTVSINYVSGSSKAIRTMALARRSLPRGANVLLIDDFMKAGGTIRGMMSLLNEFEANLAGVGVLMEAEGAEKKMVSEYVSLMKLTNVDSDEGLVTISRGNVEQFLK, encoded by the coding sequence ATGAAAATTCGTAGAAGTGGTCGTCTCGTCGATATGACCCGTTATTTGCTCGACCATCCACATCAGCTCGTCTCGTTGTCAATGTTTTCGAGCCGCTATAAATCCGCCAAATCGTCCATCAGTGAGGACTTGGTCATCGTCAGTGAAATGCTGGCCCACGACGGTACCGGCAAACTTGTGACCGTTCCTGGAGCGGCTGGTGGAGTCATGTTCATTCCGGGCTGGAGCCAAGAGAAATCGCTCTCGATGATCGATGGGTTGTGCGAGCAATTGTCGAAACCAGAACGTCTGCTTCCAGGCGGTTATTTATATTTGACTGATGTCCTCGGCAACCCGCGTCAAGTCAAGCCGATGGGACAAGTGTTTGCCTCGGTGTTCGCCGATCGGAAAGTCGACGTCGTCATGACGATCGCGACGAAAGGGATTCCGCTCGCCTATGCGGTCGCCGAACAGCTCGGTGTCCCGTTCGTCATCGTCCGGTCTGACAGCCGTGTCACCGAAGGCTCAACCGTCAGCATCAACTATGTGTCAGGGTCGTCGAAAGCGATCCGTACGATGGCGCTCGCTCGCCGTAGCTTGCCACGCGGTGCCAACGTGTTGTTGATCGATGATTTCATGAAGGCCGGCGGGACGATTCGCGGGATGATGAGTTTATTGAACGAGTTCGAAGCGAATCTCGCCGGTGTCGGTGTGCTCATGGAGGCAGAAGGCGCTGAGAAGAAAATGGTGAGTGAGTATGTCAGCTTGATGAAGTTGACGAACGTCGATTCAGACGAAGGTCTTGTCACGATTTCACGCGGAAACGTCGAACAGTTCTTAAAGTGA
- the spoVG gene encoding septation regulator SpoVG produces the protein MQITDVKIRKVATEGRMKALASITLDHEFVVHDLRIIEGSTGLFVAMPSKRTPEGIFRDIAHPINGEMRQKVEAAVLEAYTHTDVASHETLEVYDGIHEA, from the coding sequence ATGCAGATCACAGACGTAAAAATTCGCAAAGTGGCAACAGAAGGTAGGATGAAGGCGCTCGCTTCCATCACACTCGATCACGAGTTCGTCGTGCACGACCTTCGAATCATCGAAGGAAGCACCGGACTTTTCGTGGCGATGCCGAGTAAACGAACACCTGAAGGCATTTTCCGGGATATCGCTCACCCGATCAACGGAGAGATGCGTCAAAAAGTCGAAGCGGCGGTATTAGAAGCTTATACGCATACCGATGTCGCCTCGCATGAGACATTAGAAGTGTATGACGGAATCCATGAAGCATAA